The genomic interval ATCAGATCCGCAAAGGTGTCGCCGTTGCCGGAATCTGAAATGACCAGGATGCGCTTGTCAATGTCATAGGCCAAAATGACTGGCCCTGGGCGGACATCTTCCGACAAGGAGGTGGTGAACTGGTAGGAGACGATTTCACGCACCAGCGCAGAATCATCAAAGACGTCTCCGGTGCTGGGCACGTACTTCAGCACCACGGAGCGCTGTTGGAGGAATGGGGAGTTAGCCACCCTGGCACGCAGCACCGCGGAGGTGCCGGAACCGTTGAGCTGCTCCACGTCAGAAAGAGTTTGTACACCGCCGTAGCGTTTAGACAGCAAATCTTCTGCGATCGCAACAATTTCTTCGTGGCTCAGCATGGGCATTCTCCTTAATACATCCGCCAACAGGCACTGAACAGGTCCCCTAGCTTTACCTGTTCAAAAAACTTCCGATTAACAATCAATGAATTTGATCGGCGCGGAAGCGCATATTTCCTCATTCTATGGTACAGAGCACCATAGAAAATGGGGGTGAGTTAGATAACATCACCCCCATTTCATTCTTAATTACTTTTCAGCAGACTCTTCAGCCTGTGCCTCTGCCTGTGCTTCCGCCTTAGGCTTTGGCTTGGCATCGATGCCAGCTTCCTTACGCTGCTGCGGGGTGATTGCTGCAGGAGCATCAGTCAGTGGGTCGATTCCGCCACCGGACTTAGGGAACGCGATGACGTCGCGGATGGAGTCAAAGCCGCCCAGCAGGGACACGATGCGGTCCCAGCCGAATGCGATTCCGCCGTGTGGAGGTGCGCCGAATGCGAAGGCGTCAAGCAGGAAGCCGAACTTCTCGCGTGCTTCTTCACCGGTGATGCCCATAACCTCGAAAACGCGTTCCTGAACGTCGCGCTGGTGGATACGGATGGAACCGCCACCGATTTCATTGCCGTTGCACACGATGTCGTATGCATAAGCAAGTGCGTCACCTGGGTTGGTGTCAAAGTTGTCCAGGAACTCTGGCTTAGGTGAGGTGAAGGCGTGGTGGACTGCGGTCCACTTGGAGTTACCCAGTGCAACGTCACCGGATGCGGTGGCGTCTGCTGCTGGCTCGAACATTGGAGCGTCAACGATCCAGGTGAATGCCCAGTCGCCTTCCTTGATCAGGTCGAGCTTCTTAGCGATCTCGCCACGAGCTGCACCGAGCAGTGCGAGGGAAGACTTGGTGTCTCCTGCTGCGAAGAAGATGCAGTCGCCTGGCTGTGCGCCAACGTGAGCTGCGATTCCTGCGCGCTCAGCGTCGGTGATGTTCTTAGCCACAGGTCCGGACAGCTCGCCGTCTTCACCAACGAGGATGTAAGCAAGTCCCTTAGCACCGCGCTGCTTGGCCCATTCCTGCCATGCGTCGAGCTGACGGCGAGGCTGGGAAGCACCACCGGTCATGACAACTGCGCCGACATATTCGTTCTTGAACACACGGAATGTGGTGTCCTGGAAGAACTCGGTGCACTCGGTGATTTCGATGTCGAAGCGCAGGTCTGGCTTGTCGGAGCCGTAGCGACGCATTGCATCGGCGTAGGTCATGCGTGGGATTGGAGTCTTGATCTCATATCCGATCAACTTCCACACCTCAGAGATGATCTCCTCGCCCAGTGCGATGACATCATCCTGGTCCACGAAGGACATTTCAACGTCCAGCTGGGTGAACTCTGGCTGACGGTCTGCACGGAAATCCTCATCGCGGTAGCAACGAGCGATCTGGTAGTAGCGCTCCATGCCAGCAACCTGCAGCAGCTGCTTGAACAGCTGTGGGGACTGTGGCAATGCGTAGAAAGTGCCTGGGCGCAGACGAGCTGGCACCAGGAAGTCACGTGCGCCTTCTGGGGTGGAACGAGTCAAGGTTGGGGTCTCGATCTCGGTGAAATCGTGGCTGTCCAGCACGGTGCGTGCAGCCTTGTTGGCAGCAGAACGCAGACGCAGGGCGTTCGCCTGAACTGGGCGACGCAGGTCCAGGTAGCGGTACTTCAGACGGGTCTCTTCGCCGACTTCACCAGCAGAGGAGGAATCCTCGATCTGGAAAGGAAGTGGAGCGGACTCGTTGAGTACCTCAAATTCGGTGACGCTGACTTCAATGTCGCCGGATGCAAGGTTAGGGTTTTGAGAGCCTTCTGGGCGCTCTTCGACGACGCCGGTGACGCGTAGGACGAATTCGCTGCGCAGTGCGTGTGCACGCTCAGCAACGTCCTCATTGCGGAAAACAACCTGGGCAATGCCAGTACGGTCGCGAAGATCGATGAAGATCACGCCACCGTGGTCACGGCGACGATTGACCCAGCCGGTCAGAGTAACTGACTGGCCTGCGTTTTCTTTACGAAGCTCGCCTGAGAGATGAGTGCGCAGCACGTTGGTGGAAGTCCTTCCGCTTGGTTTTGATCAGTCGATGGTTTCTGGAGCCTTAAACAATAAGCTCAACCGCCCAAAAAGGGCGGGCATGCAGCCCAGAAACAGGCAACACACGCATTGTACCCGCCATCTGGTTTGCCTTGAACCTTGAGTGGTTTATTAGGTGCAGTCAGTTTTCGATTGCATCCATTTTGTTACACCCAAACCTGTCGGTTTCCCTATGTAATGTGCCATGATTTCTTTCATGACCTTTCGTGATGATGTAACTCGATCAGGTGGAAATGCCCGCAAAAGTGGCGGCGGTGGCCGAGGGATGGCCGTTGGTGGCGGCATCGGTGGCCTGCTACTAGTCGGGCTCTTCTTGCTCCTTGGCGGTAACCCTGCCGAGATCGACCAGGTTTTAGGTGGCGATCAAACCCAGATCGAGTCTGGAGAGTCCACCGGAGCCGGCGACTTTGATCACTGCCAAACCGGCGCAGATGCCAACGCCAGTGATGATTGTCGCCTTTACTACACCTCATTCTCCGTCAATGAAATGTGGCAGACTTTGCTTCCAGCTCAGGCTGGTATCGAATACACCGAGCCGACATTGACTCTTTTCAAAAACTCCACCCAAACCGGCTGCGGTTTCGCTTCTGCGTCCACTGGGCCGTTTTACTGTCCGTCAGACCAAGATGCTTATTTTGACTTGACTTTCTTCGATCAGATGCGTCAGTTCGGTGCAGAAAACGCCCCGCTTGCCCAGATGTACATCGTGGCGCACGAGTACGGCCACCACGTCCAA from Corynebacterium glutamicum ATCC 13032 carries:
- the aspS gene encoding aspartate--tRNA ligase, yielding MLRTHLSGELRKENAGQSVTLTGWVNRRRDHGGVIFIDLRDRTGIAQVVFRNEDVAERAHALRSEFVLRVTGVVEERPEGSQNPNLASGDIEVSVTEFEVLNESAPLPFQIEDSSSAGEVGEETRLKYRYLDLRRPVQANALRLRSAANKAARTVLDSHDFTEIETPTLTRSTPEGARDFLVPARLRPGTFYALPQSPQLFKQLLQVAGMERYYQIARCYRDEDFRADRQPEFTQLDVEMSFVDQDDVIALGEEIISEVWKLIGYEIKTPIPRMTYADAMRRYGSDKPDLRFDIEITECTEFFQDTTFRVFKNEYVGAVVMTGGASQPRRQLDAWQEWAKQRGAKGLAYILVGEDGELSGPVAKNITDAERAGIAAHVGAQPGDCIFFAAGDTKSSLALLGAARGEIAKKLDLIKEGDWAFTWIVDAPMFEPAADATASGDVALGNSKWTAVHHAFTSPKPEFLDNFDTNPGDALAYAYDIVCNGNEIGGGSIRIHQRDVQERVFEVMGITGEEAREKFGFLLDAFAFGAPPHGGIAFGWDRIVSLLGGFDSIRDVIAFPKSGGGIDPLTDAPAAITPQQRKEAGIDAKPKPKAEAQAEAQAEESAEK
- a CDS encoding KPN_02809 family neutral zinc metallopeptidase, producing the protein MAVGGGIGGLLLVGLFLLLGGNPAEIDQVLGGDQTQIESGESTGAGDFDHCQTGADANASDDCRLYYTSFSVNEMWQTLLPAQAGIEYTEPTLTLFKNSTQTGCGFASASTGPFYCPSDQDAYFDLTFFDQMRQFGAENAPLAQMYIVAHEYGHHVQNLEGTLGLSNYNDPGADSNAVKIELQADCYAGIWANHSSEGPDPLLQPITESELDSALLAASAVGDDNIQQRSGGDVNPESWTHGSSQQRKDAFLAGYNTGQMSACDFLGRGVYNDA